Proteins from a genomic interval of Oncorhynchus clarkii lewisi isolate Uvic-CL-2024 chromosome 15, UVic_Ocla_1.0, whole genome shotgun sequence:
- the LOC139366870 gene encoding zinc finger protein ZIC 1 translates to MLLDAGPQYPTIGVTTFGSSRHHSTGEVTEREVALGINPFADGMGAFKINHSSHDLGSGQTAFSSQAPGYAAAALGHHHHPTHVSSYSTAAFNSTRDFLFRNRGFGDATSAQHSLFASAAGSFAGPHGHSDAAGHLLFPGLHEQAASHASSNVVNSQMRLGFTGDMYGRADQYGHVTSPRSDHYASSQLHGYGPMNMNMAAHHGAGAFFRYMRQPIKQELICKWVEPEQLSNPKKACNKTFSTMHELVTHLTVEHVGGPEQSNHICFWEECVREGKPFKAKYKLVNHIRVHTGEKPFPCPFPGCGKVFARSENLKIHKRTHTGEKPFKCEFEGCDRRFANSSDRKKHMHVHTSDKPYLCKQCDKSYTHPSSLRKHMKVHEATTQGPQPSPAASSGYESSTPPTIVSPSTENHNSSSISPATSTVHHTTSHHTTLSSNFNEWYV, encoded by the exons ATGCTTCTGGATGCAGGACCCCAGTACCCCACCATAGGAGTCACTACGTTCGGCTCCTCAAGGCATCACTCAACAGGCGAAGTCACAGAAAGAGAAGTGGCTTTGGGGATAAATCCGTTCGCAGACGGGATGGGAGCTTTTAAAATCAACCACAGCTCCCACGACCTGGGCTCCGGCCAGACGGCGTTCTCCTCCCAGGCTCCCGGCTACGCTGCTGCCGCCCTgggtcaccaccaccacccgacACACGTCAGCTCCTACTCCACCGCAGCCTTCAACTCCACCCGGGACTTTCTCTTCAGAAACCGGGGCTTCGGGGATGCCACCAGCGCGCAGCACAGCCTGTTTGCCTCGGCAGCGGGAAGTTTTGCAGGGCCACATGGACACTCCGATGCCGCGGGGCACCTGCTCTTCCCGGGACTCCACGAGCAAGCCGCAAGTCATGCATCATCAAATGTGGTCAACAGCCAGATGCGCCTTGGCTTTACCGGGGACATGTACGGCCGGGCTGACCAGTACGGCCATGTTACGAGCCCCCGCTCCGACCACTACGCCTCCTCCCAGCTGCACGGCTATGGCCCCATGAACATGAACATGGCGGCTCACCACGGGGCAGGGGCCTTCTTCCGATACATGAGGCAGCCCATCAAACAAGAGCTCATCTGTAAGTGGGTCGAGCCCGAACAGTTGTCGAACCCCAAAAAGGCTTGCAACAAAACGTTCAGCACGATGCACGAGCTCGTGACCCACCTGACAGTGGAGCATGTCGGTGGACCGGAGCAGTCTAACCATATCTGCTTCTGGGAAGAGTGCGTCCGAGAAGGAAAGCCATTTAAAGCCAAATACAAACTGGTAAATCATATCAGAGTGCACACCGGAGAGAAACCATTCCCATGTCCCTTCCCCGGCTGTGGAAAAGTGTTTGCTCGATCGGAAAACCTGAAAATCCACAAAAGGACTCACACTG gtGAAAAACCTTTCAAGTGTGAGTTTGAGGGCTGCGACCGACGGTTTGCCAACAGCAGCGACCGGAAGAAACACATGCACGTCCATACATCTGACAAGCCTTATCTCTGCAAGCAATGCGACAAGTCCTACACACATCCAAGCTCTCTGCGGAAACACATGAAG GTTCACGAGGCTACCACGCAAGGACCCCAACCGTCACCAGCGGCCAGTTCCGGGTACGAATCGTCCACGCCGCCCACCATCGTGTCCCCGTCCACAGAGAACCATAATTCCAGCTCCATATCACCGGCAACCTCGACAGTACACCACACGACCAGTCACCACACCACGCTGTCGTCAAATTTTAATGAATGGTACGTGTAA